One part of the Deltaproteobacteria bacterium genome encodes these proteins:
- a CDS encoding c-type cytochrome produces the protein MNKRIASGYQPLKWVLTLALSVSAYFGLTAVAQKPAPGTPVVQVAPTITPEEFEAAKSIYFDRCAGCHGTLRTGATGPEILPAKTIKMGTSRLRDILQYGMPGGMPAWGEDGILTEKEIDMVARYIQQEPPQPPEMSLAQIKESWKTYVPVDQRPGKPTHKRNWENYFGIILRDEGKVAIIDGDTKEMISTIKTGYAVHILRSSMSGRYFYVVGRDGRISLIDLWTTEPSLVAEVKPCIDARSVDSSKFKGKKPELNFSDTLAIVGCYWPPHYAIVDGLTLEPKKLVRTSGYTYDTNEYLPEVRVASIIASHYDPLWVVSLKESGYVALVDYSDLTNLKITNIEAERFLHDGGWDATKRYFLVAANMRNTVSVIDVKEKKFVTNIVTGNKPHPGRGANWVDPEYGPVWATTHIGEGRMSLIGTDPESRKYKKNAWKVVRDIELKGRAGGLFIKTHDKSPWVWTDAPLNSDAEKAQTICVLSKKTAAIEKCFRATDRGRIVHFEYNKAGDEVWVSVWDKEGEILVYDDKTMTLKKSIKGDWLITPTGKFNVYNTKNDVY, from the coding sequence ATGAATAAACGAATTGCGTCGGGATATCAGCCTCTCAAATGGGTACTCACTCTGGCCCTGTCCGTTTCGGCCTACTTCGGCCTCACGGCGGTCGCGCAGAAACCGGCTCCCGGCACACCGGTAGTCCAGGTGGCGCCAACAATCACGCCGGAGGAGTTCGAGGCTGCCAAGTCCATCTATTTCGACCGGTGCGCGGGCTGCCATGGCACGTTGCGGACCGGTGCCACCGGACCTGAAATCCTTCCTGCGAAGACGATCAAGATGGGCACCAGCCGGCTGCGGGACATCCTCCAGTACGGCATGCCCGGCGGAATGCCGGCGTGGGGCGAGGACGGCATCCTGACCGAGAAGGAAATCGACATGGTTGCCCGGTATATCCAGCAGGAGCCTCCGCAGCCGCCGGAGATGTCGCTGGCTCAGATCAAGGAAAGCTGGAAGACCTACGTTCCGGTCGATCAGCGTCCCGGCAAGCCCACCCACAAGCGCAACTGGGAGAACTACTTCGGAATCATCCTCCGGGACGAGGGCAAGGTGGCGATCATTGACGGCGATACCAAGGAAATGATCAGCACGATCAAGACCGGATACGCCGTGCATATCCTCCGGAGCAGCATGTCCGGCCGGTACTTCTACGTCGTTGGCCGTGACGGACGTATCTCGCTGATTGACCTCTGGACCACCGAGCCATCGCTGGTGGCGGAGGTGAAGCCGTGCATCGATGCCCGGTCAGTCGATTCCAGCAAGTTCAAGGGGAAGAAGCCCGAGCTGAACTTCTCCGACACCTTGGCGATTGTCGGCTGTTACTGGCCGCCACACTACGCCATTGTCGACGGACTCACGCTGGAGCCGAAGAAGCTGGTCCGGACATCAGGCTACACATACGATACGAACGAATACCTGCCGGAAGTCCGCGTGGCGTCCATCATCGCCTCCCACTATGACCCGCTCTGGGTCGTGAGCCTGAAGGAATCAGGATATGTCGCGCTGGTGGACTACTCCGACCTGACGAATCTCAAGATCACCAACATTGAGGCGGAACGCTTCCTCCATGACGGCGGATGGGACGCCACGAAACGTTACTTCCTGGTGGCCGCCAACATGCGGAACACCGTGTCGGTTATCGATGTCAAGGAAAAGAAGTTCGTCACCAACATCGTGACGGGCAACAAGCCGCATCCCGGGCGCGGTGCCAACTGGGTGGACCCGGAATACGGGCCGGTCTGGGCAACAACCCATATCGGCGAGGGGCGGATGAGCCTCATCGGAACCGATCCGGAGAGCCGCAAGTACAAGAAGAACGCCTGGAAGGTTGTCCGTGACATCGAGCTGAAGGGCCGCGCCGGCGGGCTGTTCATCAAGACCCATGACAAGTCCCCCTGGGTGTGGACAGACGCGCCTCTGAACTCCGACGCCGAAAAGGCGCAGACGATCTGCGTTCTCAGCAAGAAGACGGCGGCAATTGAAAAGTGCTTCCGGGCGACTGACCGGGGCCGTATCGTCCACTTCGAATACAACAAGGCCGGTGACGAGGTGTGGGTGTCGGTGTGGGACAAGGAAGGCGAGATCCTGGTCTATGACGACAAGACCATGACCCTGAAGAAGAGCATCAAGGGTGACTGGCTGATCACCCCGACCGGCAAGTTCAACGTGTATAACACGAAGAACGACGTCTACTGA
- a CDS encoding YwiC-like family protein, protein MRLKAHELFPREHGFYVMAILPAAAGVALNWEHAASAAMAGLSWVLLVLSSTGVKTWIVHPSRRPYVTAPVVLAVLIALAGFVLSGVPAGLMVACGMGLGSLAIHFLMSPPKERRSVQFESVAAFVLGFGMLVSGSAGYKLIPLPIAQAALVYTLVQVAATVHVRLWIEALGAHDEDRRARFRNISLLVHTGLIGLVGVFCFLGWLPIYSLLPGVGEGLVVIATLSRFGRKVSFPKLGIAQTAGLVVAAVGLAIQFQP, encoded by the coding sequence ATGCGTTTGAAGGCACATGAACTGTTCCCACGCGAGCATGGGTTCTATGTGATGGCGATCCTGCCTGCGGCGGCGGGGGTTGCGCTCAACTGGGAGCACGCGGCTTCGGCAGCCATGGCCGGGCTTTCGTGGGTACTGCTCGTGCTCTCCAGCACGGGGGTCAAGACTTGGATAGTCCATCCGTCGCGGCGTCCCTATGTGACGGCTCCTGTCGTGCTTGCGGTGCTGATCGCACTGGCGGGATTTGTGCTGTCAGGTGTCCCGGCCGGGCTCATGGTTGCCTGCGGCATGGGGCTGGGTTCGCTGGCCATCCATTTCCTGATGTCGCCGCCGAAGGAACGGCGCTCCGTTCAGTTTGAGTCGGTGGCGGCCTTTGTTCTCGGCTTCGGGATGCTGGTTTCCGGCTCGGCCGGGTACAAACTGATACCCCTTCCGATCGCACAGGCGGCACTCGTCTATACACTTGTCCAGGTGGCCGCCACGGTGCATGTCCGCCTCTGGATCGAAGCGCTTGGAGCCCATGACGAGGACCGGCGGGCGAGATTCCGCAACATAAGCCTGCTGGTTCACACCGGGCTGATCGGTCTGGTGGGTGTCTTCTGCTTTCTGGGCTGGCTGCCTATCTATTCGCTGCTGCCGGGAGTGGGAGAAGGGCTTGTCGTCATCGCCACACTTTCCCGGTTCGGCCGCAAGGTATCATTTCCGAAGCTGGGCATCGCGCAGACGGCGGGGCTGGTCGTGGCTGCGGTGGGGCTGGCAATCCAGTTCCAGCCATAG